Proteins from a single region of Syntrophales bacterium:
- a CDS encoding autotransporter domain-containing protein → MEMRKKINRRNYLFIFSILLAFLLFVQPAWSRCPGVGEVSSVVIIDGDDVCLNGVSANNPLQADIYGKIITSEGQAVVNNSHDDYTTVTVRETGNLSTSYEKSSWIFATVETHNSAEIINLGSISSDNNAGIRVRGGQALVTNNGYLFGGQYGIMADDKTASHNIRNEVSSGTTVTNTIKGGVAGILIPNGDVINGKDAKIMGGESGIEVQGGGEKVKIENTGGDITGGKNGIKVNEGRGNVTVENTGGNITGSDYGIKVEGSGGGVTVDNTGTIEGKNADGIRLEGTGSTVNNKAGGTIKGGEVGISVVETATITNESGATIQGTKTGVRYEQYNTFTNDGKVEGTEEGGIAFGKGGELINNETGEVTGNTYAVYTGTYNDDPTSQTEKLIVTNSGTLSATGPNGIGLVIGNTESDITNKSRGKIKGTKYGVYVLENGKLKNEAGATIIGGTAGIKFEKSSTFTNSGKIGVIDEKTYVASGTNGIEFAKGGSFTNEATGSVVGIEDGVNSIGDTTVINKGTITGQTQSGVYIKGTGVVENQGKITGGEYGVLVRGDLILTNEGTIRGGTTGVEANGGDITNSGTIDGGSTGINILSSSTGNMEITNYGTITGETWYGINATHNGSTTITNSRTIEGAIRGININSGKVINKAGAKIKGGENGILVFKSATIENSGTIRGETQNGIYLDKNGTVNNRAGGLIWGDTSNGIWARGASTITNAAGATIHGQTTGVLYSQNNTFTNDGKIEGITGNGVEFQDGGTFTNNTTGEVTGGKYGVATTGGTITNDGIIKGGQNGIYTGWESTANLEIVNRGTISGQTWYGIEAAHKGEAQITNWKDIYGKVRGVDINNGKVINKAGAKITGDENGIRVYKGANIENYGTISGGTQNGIYLDENGTVINRAGGLIEGKTYNGIWARGTSTITNAAGATIRGQITGLLYSQYNTFTNDGKVEGVTGNGIEFQNGGEFTNNATGEVTGGKYGVATTGGKITNYGNIEGGDAGVAMGGGTLLNNNLISSKGTGVLAGAATVDNNGTITGDETGVSISGGTLTNDNIIFGGITGVLSSGGNDTNNSMISGGETGVVVIGAATFDNYGTIGEIVQDGEVTQTALNGVEIYNANATVTNKGWVTKEGKVKGGTIKGKKYGVHLKNNSTLTNEKGATVSGGVNGIEIEYGNVKNYGDIQGGTGSAIHVASGGYGKLYNYTGGKVTGGTSGSAVQVDKDAYVYVENQEGAEIKAEGKAIDLLDGGKGDIKNSGEIEGTGTEGTGIHVGKATDADGNLVLSAVVTNEVKGTISGGKDGMLIDGLGVIYNYGEMNGGTGSTIHVAGGGHGELVNYAGGKVTGGTSGAAVQVDKDAYAYIENHEKGEIKGETAIDIKDGGSGDVVNIGTIEGTGTEGTGIHVGKTTDANGNLVLSATIRNGTTGTINGSKDGMLIDGLGLIFNDGEMNGGTGSAIHVAGGGHGELVNYAGGKVTGGTSGSAVQVDKDGYAYILNRENAEIKGSESVIDVKGASDIENSGTIQQESKSGAGAPSSISDSRIIEIDGTVRAAIGGNNAGTVTILNKTLGTIKGESGIFLTGTGNDTLDNYGTIIGTGGTAVNMGGGNDTVIMRSGSRVTGNMDGGAGTDSILFEGSGEVVGGTALEFENITKTGSGTWTVNDDLHSGKNISIYGGRTSILKVNGDYTQDADSIFIVEFVDGYTGKIHATTAHLNGGLVVALGYIREGVHTILETDKGVTGTFTGLGEPGVEHKLGRYISYVLLYDDKNAAISYFWRSRHFAEDAMTRNEKAVAYYLDGIYNNLTGDLANNVFRELIKMDDPVLFRSALNQMGGASHTAFVTVDKDRQSHYYRSLLRREADLPFKTTADEKLQSFLGQTATTDVDQISSALAAAAAPLAHIAGGMGLPWSVWGKSYATKGERRGDDIASRYDYWMGGALFGMDYRPLPELRLGVSIGYSKTDMTMKDLQDNGQEDSFQSSLYASYTQDRWYVDVALTQARNNYTMSRSIDFGEISRTAESSYDGYEFSGYAEAGYRLQSRGFQIMPVVSCQALRHHRNGFRESGADSLNLISEGEDTESLQTSLGVKISKTFNAGDRLTLTPEFSARWIYEFGDPEALLNARFTGASAGSFTVYSDNARRSSAAATLGVTGDMGKSLGFFLHYDVELRERQASHAASGGLRYSW, encoded by the coding sequence ATGGAAATGAGAAAAAAAATCAATAGAAGAAATTATTTATTCATATTTTCAATTTTGCTCGCATTCCTCCTTTTTGTGCAGCCTGCTTGGTCAAGATGTCCCGGTGTAGGTGAAGTTAGCTCGGTCGTCATTATCGACGGAGACGATGTTTGTTTAAATGGGGTCTCTGCAAATAACCCTCTGCAAGCTGATATATATGGGAAAATCATTACCTCAGAAGGGCAGGCTGTCGTAAATAATAGTCATGATGATTATACAACAGTTACTGTTCGGGAGACTGGCAATCTCTCGACATCTTATGAAAAGTCTTCATGGATATTTGCTACAGTTGAAACACATAATAGTGCTGAAATTATTAATCTTGGATCTATCTCCAGCGATAATAATGCCGGTATCCGTGTGCGCGGTGGTCAAGCACTTGTCACAAACAATGGATACCTATTTGGAGGACAATATGGAATCATGGCAGATGACAAAACAGCCAGTCATAATATTCGAAATGAAGTGTCTTCCGGCACCACAGTAACGAACACGATCAAAGGAGGTGTTGCGGGCATCCTGATTCCGAACGGCGATGTCATAAATGGCAAGGATGCTAAGATTATGGGTGGTGAGTCCGGAATCGAGGTTCAAGGTGGCGGGGAAAAGGTCAAGATCGAAAATACTGGAGGAGATATCACTGGTGGTAAGAACGGAATTAAAGTCAATGAAGGAAGGGGAAACGTCACGGTTGAAAATACTGGAGGCAATATCACTGGTAGTGATTACGGAATCAAGGTTGAAGGAAGTGGGGGAGGCGTCACGGTCGACAATACGGGGACGATTGAAGGTAAAAATGCGGACGGCATCAGGCTTGAAGGGACCGGATCGACCGTCAACAACAAGGCGGGGGGAACGATCAAGGGAGGAGAAGTCGGTATATCGGTAGTTGAAACGGCTACAATTACCAATGAGAGTGGTGCGACGATTCAAGGGACAAAGACGGGTGTTCGATACGAGCAATACAATACGTTCACAAACGATGGCAAGGTAGAAGGTACAGAGGAGGGGGGCATAGCCTTTGGAAAAGGTGGCGAACTCATCAACAATGAAACGGGTGAAGTAACCGGTAACACGTATGCAGTATATACTGGGACCTATAATGATGATCCGACAAGTCAAACCGAAAAACTCATTGTAACCAATTCTGGTACCCTTTCAGCAACCGGTCCGAATGGAATTGGACTGGTGATCGGCAACACCGAGTCAGACATCACCAACAAATCGCGAGGAAAAATAAAGGGCACAAAGTACGGTGTTTATGTCCTGGAGAACGGTAAACTGAAGAACGAAGCAGGTGCGACGATTATCGGTGGCACAGCAGGCATTAAATTTGAGAAAAGCAGCACATTTACGAACAGCGGCAAGATCGGTGTCATTGACGAAAAGACATACGTGGCTTCCGGCACGAACGGCATTGAGTTTGCGAAAGGCGGGTCGTTTACGAATGAAGCCACCGGTTCCGTGGTTGGCATTGAAGACGGGGTGAACTCCATTGGTGACACAACGGTCATCAATAAAGGCACCATAACGGGGCAAACGCAATCAGGCGTTTATATCAAGGGCACCGGGGTGGTGGAAAACCAGGGAAAAATCACGGGCGGGGAATACGGTGTGCTCGTTCGTGGAGATTTGATCTTAACGAATGAAGGGACCATCAGAGGCGGCACAACGGGAGTTGAGGCCAATGGTGGTGATATTACGAACAGCGGGACAATTGATGGCGGGTCTACTGGTATTAATATCCTCAGTTCAAGCACAGGGAACATGGAGATTACCAATTATGGGACAATTACCGGCGAGACGTGGTACGGAATTAATGCCACGCATAACGGATCCACCACAATCACAAATTCTAGGACAATCGAAGGAGCGATTCGAGGCATCAATATAAATAGCGGTAAAGTTATAAACAAAGCAGGTGCCAAGATCAAGGGCGGCGAGAACGGCATTCTTGTTTTTAAGAGTGCGACCATCGAGAACTCCGGGACCATCCGCGGCGAGACGCAGAACGGCATCTATCTTGATAAAAACGGGACCGTCAACAATCGGGCGGGGGGATTGATTTGGGGAGATACATCGAATGGCATATGGGCGAGGGGTGCGAGCACGATCACCAATGCCGCAGGCGCAACGATCCACGGGCAAACCACGGGGGTCCTGTACTCGCAAAACAACACGTTCACAAATGACGGCAAAATTGAGGGCATCACTGGTAACGGTGTTGAATTCCAGGACGGCGGGACATTCACCAACAACACCACCGGTGAAGTGACTGGTGGAAAGTATGGGGTGGCGACGACCGGCGGTACAATCACAAACGACGGGATTATTAAAGGTGGTCAAAACGGTATTTATACAGGCTGGGAAAGCACTGCGAACCTGGAAATCGTCAATCGGGGGACAATTTCGGGTCAGACGTGGTACGGGATTGAGGCCGCGCATAAAGGGGAAGCCCAGATTACAAATTGGAAGGATATATACGGCAAGGTACGGGGCGTCGATATAAATAACGGCAAAGTCATAAACAAGGCAGGTGCCAAGATCACGGGTGACGAGAACGGCATTCGTGTTTATAAGGGAGCCAACATTGAGAACTATGGGACCATCAGCGGTGGGACGCAGAACGGTATCTATCTTGACGAAAACGGGACCGTCATCAATCGGGCGGGGGGATTAATAGAAGGAAAAACATATAACGGCATATGGGCAAGGGGTACGAGCACGATCACCAATGCCGCAGGCGCAACAATCCGCGGGCAAATCACAGGGCTTTTGTATTCGCAATACAATACATTCACAAACGACGGAAAGGTTGAGGGCGTCACAGGAAACGGCATCGAATTCCAGAACGGCGGTGAATTCACCAACAACGCCACCGGTGAAGTAACCGGTGGAAAGTATGGGGTGGCAACGACCGGTGGCAAGATCACGAACTACGGTAACATTGAGGGCGGAGATGCCGGGGTCGCGATGGGCGGCGGCACACTGTTAAACAACAATCTGATTTCCAGCAAGGGCACAGGCGTTCTAGCCGGGGCAGCTACTGTCGATAACAACGGAACCATTACCGGTGATGAGACCGGTGTTTCGATCAGCGGTGGCACACTTACGAATGACAATATAATTTTTGGAGGGATCACGGGTGTTTTAAGCAGCGGTGGTAACGATACAAACAACAGCATGATTTCCGGTGGTGAAACGGGTGTTGTGGTTATCGGGGCTGCTACTTTCGATAATTACGGAACAATTGGAGAAATCGTCCAGGACGGGGAAGTCACACAGACAGCTTTGAATGGTGTTGAGATATATAATGCCAATGCAACCGTAACCAATAAAGGCTGGGTGACGAAAGAAGGGAAAGTAAAAGGCGGCACGATAAAAGGGAAAAAATACGGCGTCCATCTCAAAAATAACAGCACGTTGACCAACGAGAAAGGAGCAACCGTCAGTGGCGGTGTGAATGGGATTGAGATTGAATATGGTAACGTTAAAAACTACGGAGATATCCAGGGAGGTACGGGTTCAGCCATTCATGTGGCCAGCGGCGGCTATGGCAAGCTTTATAATTATACCGGCGGTAAGGTAACAGGGGGGACATCCGGTTCAGCCGTCCAGGTGGACAAGGATGCGTATGTCTATGTTGAGAACCAGGAGGGTGCAGAAATAAAGGCGGAAGGCAAGGCGATTGACCTCCTGGACGGGGGAAAGGGCGACATCAAGAACAGCGGAGAGATCGAGGGGACCGGGACGGAGGGAACCGGGATCCATGTGGGCAAGGCTACGGATGCGGACGGCAATCTGGTACTTTCGGCGGTTGTGACGAATGAGGTCAAGGGGACGATCAGCGGCGGCAAGGACGGTATGCTGATAGACGGCCTGGGTGTAATTTACAACTATGGGGAGATGAACGGTGGTACGGGTTCAACCATTCATGTGGCCGGCGGCGGTCATGGCGAGCTTGTCAATTATGCCGGCGGTAAGGTTACAGGGGGGACGTCCGGTGCAGCCGTCCAGGTAGACAAGGACGCGTATGCCTATATTGAGAATCATGAAAAGGGAGAGATCAAGGGAGAGACGGCGATCGACATCAAGGATGGGGGATCGGGCGATGTTGTGAATATCGGTACGATCGAGGGGACCGGGACAGAGGGAACCGGGATCCATGTAGGGAAGACGACGGATGCGAACGGCAATCTGGTACTATCTGCGACCATAAGGAATGGGACCACGGGTACGATCAATGGCAGCAAGGACGGCATGCTGATAGACGGCCTGGGTTTAATTTTCAACGATGGGGAGATGAACGGTGGTACGGGTTCAGCCATTCATGTGGCCGGCGGCGGTCATGGCGAGCTTGTCAATTATGCCGGCGGCAAAGTTACGGGAGGTACGTCCGGTTCAGCCGTCCAGGTGGACAAGGACGGGTATGCATACATTCTGAACCGGGAGAACGCAGAGATAAAAGGGAGCGAGTCTGTCATCGATGTTAAGGGGGCGAGCGACATTGAAAACAGCGGCACGATTCAGCAGGAGAGCAAATCCGGTGCCGGTGCCCCGAGTTCCATATCGGATAGCCGCATCATTGAAATCGATGGGACCGTCAGAGCCGCCATCGGCGGCAACAATGCAGGTACAGTCACCATCCTCAACAAGACATTGGGCACCATCAAGGGAGAAAGCGGAATCTTCCTGACCGGTACCGGCAACGACACGCTCGACAATTACGGTACGATCATCGGCACCGGCGGCACGGCCGTCAACATGGGGGGCGGCAATGACACGGTCATCATGCGTTCGGGATCCCGGGTCACGGGTAACATGGACGGCGGAGCCGGGACCGATTCCATCCTGTTCGAAGGATCCGGGGAAGTTGTGGGTGGCACGGCCCTCGAATTTGAAAACATCACAAAGACAGGTTCCGGGACGTGGACTGTCAACGACGACCTCCACAGTGGAAAGAACATATCCATCTATGGCGGCCGCACCAGTATCCTGAAGGTCAATGGTGATTATACTCAGGATGCCGATTCGATCTTTATTGTGGAGTTCGTGGACGGGTATACGGGAAAGATCCACGCCACGACGGCACACCTCAATGGCGGCCTGGTCGTGGCCCTCGGGTACATCCGGGAAGGCGTCCATACGATCCTGGAAACGGACAAAGGCGTGACGGGTACGTTTACCGGGCTCGGAGAACCGGGTGTGGAGCATAAACTCGGCCGTTATATTTCGTATGTGCTTCTCTATGACGACAAAAACGCAGCCATTTCCTACTTCTGGCGGTCCAGGCACTTCGCGGAAGACGCCATGACCCGCAATGAGAAGGCCGTCGCCTATTATCTGGACGGCATTTACAACAACCTTACCGGGGATCTGGCCAACAACGTCTTCCGGGAGCTGATCAAGATGGACGATCCCGTGCTCTTCCGCTCCGCCCTCAACCAGATGGGAGGGGCGAGCCATACGGCCTTTGTCACCGTCGATAAGGACCGCCAGAGCCATTATTACCGGAGCCTCCTCCGGCGCGAGGCGGACCTTCCGTTCAAGACGACAGCGGACGAAAAGCTCCAAAGTTTCCTGGGACAGACCGCAACCACGGATGTCGACCAGATTTCCAGTGCCCTCGCTGCCGCCGCCGCTCCCCTGGCTCATATCGCTGGCGGGATGGGGCTTCCATGGAGCGTCTGGGGCAAGAGCTATGCAACGAAAGGTGAACGCCGGGGAGACGACATTGCATCGCGGTACGATTACTGGATGGGGGGCGCTTTGTTCGGGATGGATTATCGGCCGCTGCCGGAGCTTCGGCTTGGCGTCTCCATCGGGTATTCGAAGACGGACATGACGATGAAGGACCTTCAGGACAACGGCCAGGAAGACAGCTTCCAGAGTTCGCTGTATGCGTCTTACACCCAGGACCGCTGGTATGTCGATGTCGCCCTTACCCAGGCCCGCAACAACTACACCATGAGCCGCTCCATTGACTTTGGTGAAATCTCGCGGACGGCCGAGAGCAGTTACGACGGGTACGAGTTTTCGGGTTATGCCGAGGCGGGCTACAGGCTGCAATCACGAGGCTTCCAGATCATGCCGGTTGTATCCTGTCAGGCCCTCCGCCATCACCGGAACGGCTTCCGGGAGAGCGGTGCGGATTCCCTGAATCTGATCTCGGAAGGCGAAGATACGGAATCGTTGCAGACTTCCCTGGGCGTGAAGATCAGCAAGACGTTCAATGCCGGCGATAGGCTGACGTTAACGCCGGAATTCTCCGCCCGCTGGATCTATGAATTCGGCGATCCGGAGGCGCTCCTGAATGCCCGATTTACTGGTGCGTCGGCGGGCTCATTCACCGTGTACTCCGACAATGCCCGCCGGAGCAGCGCCGCCGCCACGTTGGGGGTCACCGGCGACATGGGAAAAAGCCTCGGCTTCTTCCTCCATTACGACGTCGAGCTGAGAGAGCGCCAGGCCAGCCACGCCGCGAGCGGTGGCCTGCGATACAGTTGGTAA
- a CDS encoding flavin reductase family protein, producing the protein MKRNIGPCDMFFPVPAALIVSGEEEQANIATVAWIGILSSEPPTIGISLRKDRYTLQLIRKGHEFSVNIPSEDLSIQVDYCGIISGRDANKFEATGFKTDASLYIRPPLIRDCPYNLECVVVGEQEIGDFVLVMGKIVANHIDENLLSPEGKVEMDAVRPLVYCAGPREYWNLGCKLDDAYSVGLMMDMAE; encoded by the coding sequence ATGAAGAGAAACATCGGTCCCTGCGACATGTTTTTTCCCGTTCCCGCGGCCCTGATCGTAAGCGGAGAGGAGGAGCAGGCAAACATCGCCACCGTGGCCTGGATCGGAATCCTAAGTTCCGAGCCTCCCACAATCGGAATCTCCCTCCGAAAGGACCGCTATACCCTGCAATTGATCCGCAAGGGGCATGAGTTCAGCGTCAACATCCCTTCGGAAGACCTGTCGATTCAGGTCGATTACTGCGGAATCATCTCGGGGCGCGATGCCAACAAGTTCGAGGCAACCGGCTTCAAAACGGATGCCTCGCTTTACATCAGGCCGCCGCTGATTCGGGATTGTCCGTACAACCTGGAGTGCGTCGTGGTGGGAGAACAGGAGATCGGGGATTTTGTCCTGGTCATGGGAAAGATCGTTGCCAACCATATCGATGAGAATCTGCTGTCTCCGGAAGGCAAAGTGGAGATGGACGCCGTCAGGCCGCTGGTGTACTGCGCCGGTCCCAGGGAATACTGGAACCTGGGCTGCAAGCTGGACGATGCTTATTCGGTCGGGTTAATGATGGATATGGCTGAATAG
- a CDS encoding aspartate/glutamate racemase family protein: MKTIGLIGGMSWESTIPYYRIINETVRERLGGLHSAKVLLYSVDFHEIERLQHEGNWDEAGEVLAAAARSLQNAGAGMIVLCTNTMHKVAERIQDATDIPFLHIADPTAEEVKRSGFCTVGLLGTRFTMEQDFYKGRLLERHSIEVIVPHEEDRELVHRVIFEELCLGRILESSHLEFRRIIGDLADRGAQGIILGCTEIQMLVSQRDSDVRIFDTTAIHARGAVEWALADC; this comes from the coding sequence TTGAAGACAATCGGTTTGATCGGGGGGATGAGCTGGGAATCGACCATTCCGTACTATCGGATCATCAACGAAACCGTGAGGGAGCGGCTGGGAGGACTGCACTCCGCCAAGGTCCTTCTCTATAGCGTTGATTTTCATGAAATCGAACGGCTGCAGCATGAAGGGAACTGGGACGAGGCCGGCGAAGTGCTGGCCGCAGCGGCACGCTCCCTCCAGAACGCCGGCGCCGGGATGATCGTTCTCTGCACGAACACGATGCATAAAGTGGCCGAGCGGATTCAGGACGCCACGGACATTCCCTTTCTTCACATCGCCGATCCCACGGCCGAGGAGGTCAAGCGCAGCGGATTCTGTACCGTGGGCCTGCTGGGAACCCGCTTCACGATGGAACAGGATTTCTACAAGGGGCGTCTTCTGGAGAGGCATAGCATCGAGGTCATCGTTCCGCATGAAGAGGACCGCGAGCTCGTGCACAGGGTCATCTTCGAGGAACTTTGCCTTGGGCGGATCCTCGAAAGCTCTCATTTGGAGTTTCGGCGCATCATCGGCGATCTCGCCGATCGGGGTGCCCAGGGAATCATTCTCGGCTGCACCGAGATCCAGATGCTTGTCAGCCAGCGAGACTCGGACGTCCGCATCTTCGACACCACTGCCATCCATGCGCGCGGAGCGGTGGAATGGGCGCTGGCGGACTGCTGA
- a CDS encoding NCS2 family permease yields MKEFFRFEERGTNLRTELSAGVTTFLTMAYIIFVNPGILSAAGVPFAGAATATALGAALMCICMGLVTNRPLALASGMGLNAVIAFGVIGFQQANVPWQVGMSVIFLEGVLILILVLSGLREAVMNAIPLDLKRAIGVGIGLFITIIGLNGGGIIRPAPVTLVALGDLSQKYVWVSFIGLFAVLIFRTIGIRSYILFGILAATLAALFLGVAKPPSGIVGPLDFQTFFAPFQAIDGTYAVIRVFTPALLVMVFAVLLTDFFDTMGTVVAVGEQAEFVDREGRIPGIRGILTVDSVAALTGGLFGASSITTYVESAAGAAEGGRTGLTAIVVGVLFAFAAFFSPIIQMVGGGFAIPSAQQYGLLVGTGATVPAGDYHLYPITAGALIVVGFLMMGIVREIQWGSFEDAFPAFLIMIGIPLTYNISYGIGFGFISYTLLKIVRGRYRDVPPLLYVISAAFVIAFALPFV; encoded by the coding sequence ATGAAAGAGTTTTTTCGATTCGAGGAGCGCGGAACAAACCTGCGGACCGAGCTTTCCGCAGGAGTCACCACGTTTCTGACGATGGCCTACATCATCTTCGTGAATCCCGGCATTCTCTCCGCCGCCGGGGTTCCCTTCGCCGGCGCCGCAACCGCCACAGCCCTGGGCGCGGCCTTGATGTGCATCTGCATGGGCCTGGTGACGAACCGGCCGCTGGCCCTTGCCTCGGGAATGGGGTTGAACGCCGTCATCGCCTTTGGCGTCATCGGTTTCCAGCAGGCCAATGTTCCCTGGCAGGTGGGAATGTCGGTGATCTTCCTGGAAGGCGTCCTGATTCTGATCCTGGTCCTTTCGGGGCTCCGGGAAGCGGTGATGAACGCCATCCCGCTGGATCTCAAGCGGGCCATCGGCGTGGGCATCGGCCTCTTCATCACCATCATCGGGCTGAACGGGGGCGGGATCATCCGCCCGGCACCGGTCACGCTTGTTGCCCTGGGCGACCTTTCCCAGAAGTATGTATGGGTCTCCTTCATCGGCCTCTTCGCCGTCCTGATCTTCAGGACGATCGGGATCAGGAGCTATATCCTGTTCGGAATCCTGGCTGCGACGCTGGCGGCGCTGTTCCTGGGCGTGGCAAAACCTCCGTCCGGAATCGTGGGGCCGCTCGATTTCCAGACGTTCTTTGCGCCCTTTCAGGCGATCGACGGCACGTACGCCGTTATCCGGGTGTTTACTCCCGCCCTCCTGGTTATGGTATTCGCCGTATTGCTGACGGACTTTTTCGACACCATGGGAACCGTCGTTGCGGTGGGAGAGCAGGCGGAATTTGTGGACAGGGAAGGCCGGATTCCCGGAATCCGGGGCATCCTGACCGTGGACTCCGTGGCGGCTCTCACGGGTGGGCTTTTCGGGGCCAGTTCCATCACGACGTATGTCGAGTCTGCGGCCGGTGCCGCCGAGGGAGGGCGGACCGGCCTGACGGCGATCGTGGTCGGCGTCCTTTTCGCGTTCGCGGCCTTCTTTTCGCCGATCATTCAGATGGTCGGCGGCGGCTTTGCGATTCCCAGCGCCCAGCAGTACGGCCTGCTGGTCGGCACCGGCGCCACCGTTCCGGCGGGCGACTATCACCTTTATCCGATCACCGCGGGCGCCCTGATCGTCGTCGGGTTCCTCATGATGGGGATAGTCCGGGAGATTCAATGGGGCAGCTTTGAAGATGCCTTCCCGGCATTTCTCATCATGATTGGAATCCCGTTGACCTATAACATCAGCTATGGAATCGGATTCGGGTTCATCAGCTACACGCTGCTCAAGATCGTCCGCGGCCGGTATCGCGACGTCCCGCCCCTTCTCTATGTCATCAGTGCCGCGTTTGTGATCGCCTTTGCATTGCCGTTTGTTTGA
- a CDS encoding ABC transporter substrate-binding protein, with amino-acid sequence MKLLRMVVLFVSLLLLVMPTGAGAAAGKIVVAQGVDVSSLDPQKAGTSVDLNYCSAVFDGLLRRTGKDGMKPNLAESYRNVDPTTWEFKIRKGVFFHNGDPLTAADVAFSFRRTKKESNPFKMFFTGLKDVIAVDPYTVRIVTANPDPILPKRMACVAYVVPEKYIREKGEANFALHPVGTGRYKFVKRVVGQFVELEANDRYWGPKPATVKTLVFKAVPDQDKRVEDLKKGRVQVAVGVPPRAVPDLQKNSEVKVISGPSGRVVFIGFNLLKPDGSPISDKRVRQAISHAIDRESLIKITLHGSGVPLATPLVPSVDGYDPSIPPIPYDPAKARKLLAEAGYPNGFEITLATPSGRYIHDRQVAEAVVGMLDRVGISVSVKLYDWAAYQQALMSRKLEPLYLLGWGNPLYDADGVLIPLLSTGTRVSHYSNPELDRLLQAARFEMDPQKRQSLYRESLLTIRDDVPGIYLYEEVARYGLSRNVGNFPAPEGSERKDLDMLELKSK; translated from the coding sequence ATGAAACTGCTCAGAATGGTCGTTCTTTTCGTGTCCTTGTTGCTGCTCGTCATGCCGACCGGCGCCGGTGCCGCGGCGGGGAAGATTGTCGTCGCCCAGGGTGTGGACGTATCGAGCCTCGACCCCCAGAAGGCGGGGACGTCCGTCGATCTGAACTACTGCTCCGCCGTATTCGACGGACTCCTGCGGAGAACGGGGAAAGACGGGATGAAACCCAACCTGGCGGAGAGTTATCGGAACGTCGATCCGACGACCTGGGAATTCAAGATCCGCAAGGGCGTCTTCTTCCACAACGGAGATCCGCTGACGGCTGCCGACGTCGCCTTCAGCTTCAGAAGGACGAAGAAGGAGAGCAACCCCTTTAAAATGTTCTTTACGGGCCTGAAGGATGTGATCGCCGTGGATCCCTACACGGTTCGCATCGTCACGGCGAATCCCGATCCGATCCTGCCGAAACGGATGGCCTGTGTCGCGTATGTCGTACCCGAAAAATACATTCGCGAAAAAGGGGAGGCGAATTTTGCACTGCATCCCGTCGGTACGGGCCGCTACAAATTCGTGAAGCGCGTGGTCGGACAATTCGTTGAGCTGGAGGCGAACGATCGCTACTGGGGACCGAAACCGGCAACAGTCAAGACGCTCGTGTTCAAAGCCGTTCCCGATCAGGACAAGCGCGTGGAGGATCTGAAAAAGGGACGGGTGCAGGTCGCGGTCGGCGTTCCGCCCCGCGCTGTTCCCGATCTGCAGAAGAACTCCGAAGTGAAGGTAATCTCCGGTCCGAGCGGCAGGGTGGTGTTTATTGGTTTCAACCTGCTGAAGCCGGACGGCAGCCCGATTTCGGACAAACGGGTCCGCCAGGCCATCAGCCATGCCATCGACAGGGAGTCACTCATCAAGATAACTCTCCATGGCAGCGGCGTACCCCTGGCCACGCCCCTGGTCCCCTCCGTCGACGGGTATGATCCCTCCATCCCGCCGATTCCCTATGATCCGGCAAAGGCCCGGAAACTCCTGGCGGAGGCGGGTTATCCGAACGGATTTGAAATCACGCTGGCCACGCCCTCCGGACGCTACATCCACGACCGGCAGGTTGCCGAAGCGGTTGTCGGGATGCTGGACAGGGTCGGCATCAGCGTAAGCGTCAAGCTGTATGATTGGGCCGCCTATCAGCAGGCTCTGATGAGCCGCAAGCTGGAACCCTTGTATCTGCTTGGGTGGGGCAACCCGCTTTATGACGCCGACGGTGTGCTGATTCCGCTCCTGTCAACCGGCACCCGCGTTTCCCACTATTCCAATCCGGAACTGGACAGGCTGCTGCAGGCGGCGCGCTTCGAGATGGATCCGCAAAAGAGGCAGTCCCTTTACCGCGAGAGCCTTCTTACGATTCGCGACGATGTCCCGGGGATCTATCTTTATGAAGAGGTCGCGCGTTACGGCCTGAGCCGGAACGTGGGCAATTTCCCCGCACCGGAAGGAAGCGAGCGGAAGGACCTCGACATGCTGGAACTGAAGAGCAAGTAA